Sequence from the uncultured Flavobacterium sp. genome:
CGCTATCTGATATTCAGTATGGATTATTGGTTTTAAGCACTGTTTTATTGGCTGCAGCGGGTTATGTAATCAATAATATATATGATGTTGCAACGGACACAATAAATAAACCTCAGGATGTTGTAATTGGCAAAGGAATATCTGAAACTGCGGCCTATAATATCTATTTTGGATTGAATATTACCGGAGTTGCGATAGGTTTTTATTTATCGAATGTTATTTTGAGACCTGGTTTTGCAACAATCTTTATTCTGATTGCTTCAATGCTTTATTTTTATTCTACAACATTAAAACAAATTATGATTGTAGGTAATGTTGTCGTGGCATTAACGCTTGCTTTGAGTGTTATTATCATTGGAGTTTTTGATATTTTCCCTGCAATCAATGCTGAAAATAAACCGCAAATGGCAAGTTTATTTTCGATCCTGACGGATTATGCTTTGTTTGCTTTTATGATTAATTTCATACGCGAAATAGTTAAAGATATTGAAGATGTAGATGGAGATTATAATCAAGGAATGAATACATTACCAATTGCAATTGGTAAAGACCGTGCAGCGAAAATTGCATTAGGATTTGCTATAATTCCGTTTATTTTGTGCTTGCTTTATATCAATACCTATTTCTTTAAAAACAATCTTATTTTTGTTACTCTTTATACTTTTGCTTTTGTTTTAGCGCCGTTATTATACTTTATAGTTAAAATATTTGGAGCAAAAACTCAAAAAGAATTTCATCATTTGAGTACGGTTTTAAAACTGATTTTGTTTTTCGGAATTTTATCAATTCTGGTTATCACCTTAAATATTCATTACAATGCTTAAAGAAAAACTAAAAAAATATACCATAATTCTTGCATCGGGATCACCAAGAAGACAACAATTCTTTAAGGACTTAAATCTTGATTTTGAAATCAGATTAAAAGATATCGAAGAAATATATCCGCCGGAATTAAAAGCGGTAGAAATCACCGATTATTTAGCCGAATTAAAAGCAAGTGCGTTTGAAGGTGAACTAAAAGAAAGCGAAATCCTGGTAACAAGCGATACGATTGTTTGGCACAACGATAAAGCTTTAGGAAAGCCAAAAAATGCAGATGAAGCTTTTGCAATGATCAAATCAATGTCGAATGCGACACACGATGTAATTACTTCTGTTTGCTTTAAAACAAGCACTACTTCTACCCTTTTGCATGATATTACAAAAGTTACTTTTAATGATTTGTCTGACGAAGCAATTTTATATTATATCGAAAACTACAAACCTTATGATAAAGCCGGCGCTTATGGAATTCAGGAATGGTTTGGTTTTATGGCAGTTGCAAAAGTCGAAGGTTCTTACACCAATGTTATGGGATTGCCTACGGCTAAAGTTTACGAATATTTGAGTACTTTAGTGTAAAAATTTATTTATGTTTTCTTTTAAAGAATATAGCGAGGAAATTCTAAGCACCATAATTGTCTTAATTGCTTTGGTCGCGTTAAGAATTATTATTGCAAAATTAATCCGACGCTACGCAAGTTCAAGTCAGTTATTAGAACATCGAACCAATTTGGTAATCAAGTACATTCATATCCTTATGAATATACTCGTTACGATTAGTCTGATTGTAATTTGGGGCGTTGAAACTAAGGATATTTTCATTACAGTTTCATCAATTGCAACCGTTATTGGTGTTGCAATGTTTGCGCAATGGTCCATTTTGAGCAATATTACTTCGGGAATGATTTTGTTCTTTTCATTTCCTTT
This genomic interval carries:
- a CDS encoding geranylgeranylglycerol-phosphate geranylgeranyltransferase, which codes for MKFLKLIRYQNLLMLAFMQVLFRYAFLKQQNIPLALSDIQYGLLVLSTVLLAAAGYVINNIYDVATDTINKPQDVVIGKGISETAAYNIYFGLNITGVAIGFYLSNVILRPGFATIFILIASMLYFYSTTLKQIMIVGNVVVALTLALSVIIIGVFDIFPAINAENKPQMASLFSILTDYALFAFMINFIREIVKDIEDVDGDYNQGMNTLPIAIGKDRAAKIALGFAIIPFILCLLYINTYFFKNNLIFVTLYTFAFVLAPLLYFIVKIFGAKTQKEFHHLSTVLKLILFFGILSILVITLNIHYNA
- a CDS encoding Maf-like protein, producing the protein MLKEKLKKYTIILASGSPRRQQFFKDLNLDFEIRLKDIEEIYPPELKAVEITDYLAELKASAFEGELKESEILVTSDTIVWHNDKALGKPKNADEAFAMIKSMSNATHDVITSVCFKTSTTSTLLHDITKVTFNDLSDEAILYYIENYKPYDKAGAYGIQEWFGFMAVAKVEGSYTNVMGLPTAKVYEYLSTLV
- a CDS encoding mechanosensitive ion channel family protein, with the translated sequence MFSFKEYSEEILSTIIVLIALVALRIIIAKLIRRYASSSQLLEHRTNLVIKYIHILMNILVTISLIVIWGVETKDIFITVSSIATVIGVAMFAQWSILSNITSGMILFFSFPFRIGDTIKIHDKDFPIEAEIEDISAFHVNLKTKEGERIIFPNNLLLQKGISIMPSHYEDKEFFD